CTCtctttcattttgaaaatatccttTCATATAAAGTGAATTCAAGTAGTTTGAAGTTGTTTGTAGttgggtttgttttttttaatttaagatgGTACTATAAGCGAGCCACGcttgatgttaagtggaaaCCTTTACTTCTACTACTACACTACTTCACCACTTCGTAGACATGGGCTAGTGCTACAGCGCTACCGCATGTCCTTGCTGTTAGCCCTcatagtttttttaacggacgttaaataaAACCTACATATTAAGTTGAATGAAGGTATATTTTCAAcatccaaaattgaaaatgcagcactgctcgaaaaaagcggtgtgttttaaaaacgctgtcgtgtaatatacttgggaatgcatttgttgtattcgAACGCTTCTTTAACCTTCGTCACaaaaattctcgtgcgaatgagggcttagaccTCCATCGCGCTGAGAGcgcaaaaatttatttcttatcactaatgaataacagatgagggtatatatttctgatgccggatcttagaccaatatATACTACAATGTGGTACCGTATGCCCTTGCTGTTAGACCTCGATCGCGCCTGTATTTTACCCCTCAGCATTCTGTATAATTACGTCGCTGTGACAGAGTTCGTTTCCATGGGAATTCcgtttactttttaattttggtaccatataaacataaaaaattaaattcaaatgagAAGGCGAAAAGTTCATCAACGAGTGTAAAAATAGCGGAATTGCACCCCAGATCTCcctctacataatataaaacaattgaCGAGTATAGATCTCccaaaaactcaaaaaaatattcaattgatTTGAACTGTAGTTTTTCGTTTGTCTCAATAGCCAcctattagaaaaaaataggaAAACGCAAAAGGATACAGagaaaaaaagagaaaagaaaataagGTAAGTAAGAAAGGAATCAATAAGGAATCTGCTAATTCAGATTACTTTCAAAGATGTCATTCATTTTAGGTGCTACGAAGCTCATCTGAAGTTAGTATACCGAATAGCTTATTAATAGGCTCAGTAGAAATCaggctaaaaaaaaataacaatatattaatatctAGGTACTTAATTCTACATCATACATTAAATATACTCTTTgcataaaactattttatataaaacttgaaATAGTTTTAAAGGTTACATATACGTTTGAAAATACTCACGTGTAAGTAAAGTTTGTTCGAAAATATACACAATGTTATTTTATGGAACATGAAAAAAGAACTGGACAAATTAAAGGCGTTAGCGATCTTtcagttgtttttttaaatttataatcaagaaaaaatcacaaaaataagaTTTCAAGAACCACAGAGGAAAATAGTTAcgtctaatatattttttaatttactgaaTTTGAAGTATACACTATTCACATACATAAGGACATTCTATTATTATGAATTACTTTTTGACTTTTGCAGACCTTCCTAACAAATTTTGTGGTCATTTTGTTtacctatatttaatttcatccaATTCAGTTTTGTATATCGTGgcaaaacaataaaagaaatgtttgcaataatttaaataataaaaaaaagaaagtctaTAACAACGCCTCTAAGcctcaaaatattaattttgttcttTGTCAGTCGTTGGCTGCTGTTTATAGGTAATACGTACGATGACAATCAGATATTTATAGCTTTACAGAAGAAAGAAAGGCGTTGGACATTTCTCTAAATAGTCAGATTAGCGCCTTCGAATAAAGGTTGTTGAGTCAGAAGCTTATTCCGTAGCCTCGTCAGCGGTAACGCGCTGTAAGAGTCTTCCAGAAGGGCGCAGCCTGCACGCTCTATAAATACTTCGATCTGGCTTTCAGGAGTTCAGTCTACCGGTGCTATCGGAAGAGAGATCACCACTCCACAGCACAACACCACACAACTAAACAAACATGTCTCTGGAACGCCAAGTCCGCGCTAAGGTCAGACATCACTAATTATAACTTTtctacatttatataattttacaaatatctttatttcttatcccctaatatcataatttatagtaaaatatttaaataaattggacaattcaattaaaacacaaaaaacttTCATCTACCTTTATTTTCATCTagaattattacttttattaagttaatgatgttatttttaataactaaatcTGTAAAGTTTGAAACTGCGTAggttattttatttccattcGATTTCAATAAAaccttatatttataaataggaaattatattacaaataacaaaataagaTAGCTTTGACCTTGACTAATAATACTTTAGAACATGTAATAAACTTGGTGTTTATACAACAGCTCGCTTCCAAGCGTAACCCTGAGCAAGAGAAGGAGGCTCAGACCTGGATCGAGACCATCCTTGGAGCCAAGTTCCCCCCAGGTGAACTTTTTGAGGATGTGCTGAAGGACGGCACCGTCCTCTGCCAGGTCATCAACAAGCTGAAGCCTGGATCTGTCCCCAAGATCAACACATCTGGCGGACAGTTCAAGATGATGGAAAACATCACCAAGTGAGTTGCCTTCTTTAAGCATTCCATAATAATTCATACGTTGAACTTTTccacaatttaatattaatatattatataatatcgaTTTAATTGAGAAGTAATAAACAACGTTAAACTACTAATTACTAcgtaatttttaagaaattaaatattacgtgtctcaaacggtgaaggaagaacatcgtgaggaaacctgcaaacctgcaAACAaaaagcgtggtggactattggcctaacccctctcgttctgagaggagactcgagctcagtgagacagtgagccgaatatgggttgataatgatgatgatgaaacaacgTTAAAGTTACGATACAAAATGGGTGATTAAAGTTTAGATTTATATGTTATACTAGCAGAGGCCCGCGACATCATTgtatttgactgaaatttagtttttcacaaatcccacgtgAATCACggatttttctgaaataaaaagtagcctatatgttgcttaaTAAGCCCCTTTATgtcccagtgaaagtcccattaaaatccgtttagcTGTTTCACAGATTGGGCCGGACAAATAGAAAGACGGAcagaataaaattgaaaaaagatGCTTGTTTACGTTCTACTCGTAGTATAGTGTAAAAAGCTATAcgtaagcacttgaaaaaacacagttatttagAAATCACATCgcatcaattttatttgtataagtattgatttttatttgtcGTCAACGGAATTCGTAGGAGTAGTCCTTTTTTCTTTTCGgcattaaaaaacattattgactgaaaaattatatgaaaaattgCGTGAAAATCTATCATTCGTCTAAATTATCGAAAATCTCGATCTCGGCATggtgtattaaattaaatttaagattttttatataatgtgtAATTAAATTTCAGCTTCCAAGCTGCCATCAAAGCCTACGGTGTCGTAGACATCGACGTGTTCCAGACCGTTGACCTTTGGGAGAAGAAGGACATCGCGCAAGTTGTCAGCACACTGTATGCCCTTGGTCGCGAGGTAATTTCACATTTCATCAATTTTGTAtacaaatataactaaatacttCATAGAAAACCGACTACTAATGCATAagacatacatatatttttgatacacaatgataatttttagcCGTTAGACGTCTATTGCTGAATATAGGCTTCTTGGAATGTCTTCCAAACACTGATATTTGTGATACAATATATCTCCCATAAAAGAAGGTTCAGTCATAGAGTCATCGTTGCAATGCAACAATGCTTTGGACTGTCGTCATTAAAGTCCTAAAGTGGCTATCGATGTATGAATGATTACATACATaggtacttgatttttttttgcactTTGAAATAATTCGAGGTCGAAATCtagattatttacaaaattgaaCGTTAACCCATCAACATCAACGATTCTGTTGAAGTTTATGCATCCGTTTATGATAAAAATCTAGAGGTTTGTATGACGCGCAAcaaaatgtttgctttgagaaCACGTTTAGAAATTTGAGTTGAAACTTTGCCAATATCCACAAAGATTTACGACCTTCGCGTAACATTACCTCACTTTTCAGAAATATCCAAGGCGATAGAGGCCGGTTGAATATTTGCTGCAAGGATTCCATGCATTCTTTTGATGTTATCACAAAATAATTTCCACTTTAGGGTTTTGCTTCGGTTAGTTAGCTTTGGAAAGAAATCCTTGTCATATAGTAATcaattaacaattaaataataaacagttaGTGTTTAGTGAATGAGATTTGTATCTAGAACTCGAACTTCAAGC
This window of the Bicyclus anynana chromosome 6, ilBicAnyn1.1, whole genome shotgun sequence genome carries:
- the LOC112052464 gene encoding muscle-specific protein 20, producing MSLERQVRAKLASKRNPEQEKEAQTWIETILGAKFPPGELFEDVLKDGTVLCQVINKLKPGSVPKINTSGGQFKMMENITNFQAAIKAYGVVDIDVFQTVDLWEKKDIAQVVSTLYALGRETYRHPEWNGPYLGPKPSEECKRDFSEEVLKAGQTIVGLQAGSNKGASQSGQNIGAGRKILLGK